One stretch of Streptomyces sp. A2-16 DNA includes these proteins:
- a CDS encoding ATP-grasp domain-containing protein, which translates to MSLFDTRVPAVLLRIDRNPFHHGTLGAVRSLGRAGVDVHVVADCAGSPVRVSRFARQLHPPPPPGASPRDIAAVLRRVAARVPHPAVLIPMDDASAVAVGALREELAPSYLLPQQPAALSERVADKAQLAEVCAAVGVPHPVTLVPESAEQAAALAWRLGLPVVAKWSRPWLLPTDGGLRSTVVVRSPQEARELYLRTEEAGSRLLLQEFLPPGPDHDWFFHGYADRAGVLRAGGPGVKERSWPRGAGLTAVGHWRPNPKVRALAERLAGALGYRGILDLDFRRCGTTGDYHLLDFNPRPGAQFRLFTDSAGLDVVRALHLDLTHRALPEGVASAGRAFVVENYAPLTALRPASGGRELAWHAADDRGPGWAMWALWGRHVCRRLLGRLRRLCVRRGNRGAARVVRQAAAPVASLTGLTPPAEPADLPGDEKASSR; encoded by the coding sequence GTGTCGCTGTTCGACACCCGAGTCCCCGCCGTGCTGCTGCGGATCGACCGGAATCCCTTTCACCACGGCACCCTGGGTGCCGTGCGCTCGCTCGGCCGGGCCGGCGTGGACGTGCATGTGGTCGCCGACTGCGCGGGCAGTCCGGTCCGGGTCTCCCGCTTCGCCCGGCAGCTGCACCCCCCGCCGCCCCCGGGCGCGTCCCCGCGCGACATCGCCGCCGTGCTGCGCCGGGTGGCCGCCCGCGTCCCGCACCCCGCCGTGCTGATCCCCATGGACGACGCGAGCGCCGTCGCGGTGGGAGCGCTGCGCGAGGAGCTGGCCCCCTCCTATCTGCTGCCGCAGCAGCCCGCCGCGCTCTCGGAGCGGGTCGCGGACAAGGCGCAACTGGCCGAGGTGTGCGCGGCGGTGGGCGTGCCGCATCCGGTGACGCTGGTCCCGGAGAGCGCCGAGCAGGCCGCCGCGCTGGCCTGGCGGCTGGGGCTGCCGGTGGTCGCGAAGTGGAGCCGGCCCTGGCTGCTGCCGACGGACGGCGGGCTGCGCAGCACGGTGGTCGTGCGTTCCCCGCAGGAGGCGCGCGAGCTGTATCTGCGCACCGAGGAGGCGGGGAGCCGGCTGCTGCTCCAGGAGTTCCTGCCGCCGGGGCCCGACCACGACTGGTTCTTCCACGGGTACGCCGACCGCGCCGGCGTGCTGCGCGCGGGCGGCCCCGGCGTCAAGGAGCGGTCCTGGCCGCGCGGCGCCGGCCTGACCGCGGTGGGCCACTGGCGGCCCAACCCGAAGGTGCGGGCACTCGCCGAGCGGCTCGCTGGGGCGCTGGGCTACCGCGGCATCCTCGACCTCGACTTCCGGCGCTGCGGGACGACCGGCGACTACCACCTGCTGGACTTCAACCCGCGGCCCGGAGCCCAGTTCCGGCTCTTCACCGACAGCGCGGGCCTGGACGTCGTCCGCGCGCTGCACCTGGACCTGACGCACCGGGCGCTGCCGGAGGGGGTGGCGTCGGCCGGGCGGGCCTTCGTGGTGGAGAACTACGCGCCCCTGACCGCGCTGCGCCCGGCGTCCGGCGGGCGCGAGCTGGCCTGGCACGCGGCCGACGATCGGGGGCCCGGCTGGGCGATGTGGGCGCTGTGGGGCCGCCATGTGTGCCGGCGTCTGCTCGGCAGACTGCGCCGGCTGTGCGTGCGGCGCGGGAACCGGGGAGCCGCGCGCGTGGTGCGCCAGGC